The following are encoded in a window of Rosa chinensis cultivar Old Blush chromosome 4, RchiOBHm-V2, whole genome shotgun sequence genomic DNA:
- the LOC112199212 gene encoding uncharacterized protein LOC112199212: MERRDSLHLGIHVTDFHSNTWEAVRLVSQLDDMQDNIGVRGTWSEFIDYLVNSIKSKDTKLVLEGPSNSDGAIAAKLVAQKAKGMPKISIAITKLVGSTAIEAIANLSLHLFKEFKRINESYVEEHEQSIQLSKVVSAEKERNDSI; the protein is encoded by the exons atggaGAGGAGAG ATTCTTTGCACCTCGGAATCCACGTCACTGATTTCCACTCCAATACATGGGAGGCTGTTCGGTTGGTTAGTCAGCTGGATGATATGCAAGACAACATTGGAGTAAGAGGCACTTGGTCGGAGTTCATAGACTATCTTGTAAATTCCATAAAAtctaaagatacaaaacttgTTTTGGAGGGACCTTCAAACTCAGATGGTGCTATAGCTGCAAAGTTAGTTGCTCAGAAGGCTAAAGGAATGCCTAAAATTTCCATTGCTATAACAAAGCTTGTGGGCTCGACTGCTATTGAGGCTATTGCAAATCTCTCTCTTCATCTCTTCAAAGAGTTCAAAAGAATCAACGAGTCTTATGTTGAAGAACATGAGCAGTCTATACAATTGTCTAAAGTGGTATCAGCGGAAAAGGAAAGAAATGACAGCATCTAG